A single genomic interval of Salinarchaeum sp. IM2453 harbors:
- a CDS encoding class I adenylate-forming enzyme family protein, whose translation MIDADWYCRDWLARRANISPNKEAVVSPSKGDSLSYQEFHRIVEDRAKHLVQHLNNTAHIGCLSNLPLSFAIDLFAGIRAGKTVIPLNPTRPKEVLLSQLELVDAQSVMYNTTTNEIATSLAENGQITGIQTDGIPTEDGCVGLFESQQQSIDNIPLPDKWLILFTSGTTGDTKPVPLTASNLGSSAVGSAMRLGIDQQDRWLDPLPTYHMGGIAPIIRSVLYGTTVVLQANFEPNHTIRLIENHSVSGISVVPTMLQEILNAGSLPLLRFILCGGAKTPPDLIERCKRRRLPIYPTYGMTEASSQIATATPLEAYRYPEYVGRPLFQMDVKIIQDGESMPAGETGEIVIEGPSVTTGYYNDKQATSKRISEHGFHTGDIGRVTENGMIAVIGRKDRMIVTGGENVHPEEVADVIEGHPDVSAVAVVGIEDEHWGEKVAAAIVGEITEIEVNELCGTKLASYKVPKTVVTVEELPRTASGTVDYSAVREYIRRKE comes from the coding sequence ATGATTGATGCTGATTGGTATTGTCGAGATTGGCTTGCTCGACGGGCAAATATCTCTCCGAATAAGGAGGCAGTAGTATCCCCATCAAAGGGAGACTCACTTTCGTATCAAGAATTTCATCGAATAGTAGAGGATCGAGCGAAGCACCTTGTCCAGCATCTTAATAACACAGCCCACATAGGCTGTCTCTCTAACTTACCACTGTCATTTGCGATTGATTTGTTTGCTGGCATTCGCGCAGGGAAGACAGTAATCCCGCTAAATCCTACCCGGCCGAAAGAAGTGTTGCTCAGCCAATTAGAGTTAGTCGATGCGCAATCAGTGATGTACAACACTACGACTAACGAAATTGCTACATCACTGGCTGAAAATGGTCAGATTACCGGAATTCAGACAGATGGTATACCAACGGAAGATGGATGTGTCGGGCTGTTTGAGTCTCAGCAACAGTCAATCGACAACATACCCCTACCTGACAAGTGGTTGATTTTATTTACATCTGGGACAACCGGTGATACAAAGCCAGTTCCACTGACGGCAAGCAATTTAGGATCAAGTGCTGTCGGGTCTGCAATGCGATTAGGGATTGATCAACAAGACCGTTGGCTAGATCCACTTCCAACGTACCACATGGGCGGTATTGCCCCGATTATACGGTCAGTGTTGTATGGAACGACTGTCGTACTGCAGGCTAATTTTGAGCCAAATCATACTATAAGGCTGATTGAAAACCACAGTGTATCAGGGATTTCCGTAGTACCCACGATGCTGCAAGAGATTCTTAACGCAGGAAGTCTTCCACTGCTTCGGTTCATTCTCTGTGGAGGAGCCAAAACGCCCCCTGACCTTATTGAAAGATGCAAACGTAGAAGACTCCCAATCTATCCAACATATGGTATGACAGAAGCATCATCTCAGATTGCCACCGCGACACCACTGGAAGCTTACAGGTATCCAGAGTATGTGGGTCGGCCGTTATTCCAGATGGACGTGAAAATCATCCAGGACGGAGAGTCAATGCCTGCTGGTGAAACAGGAGAAATCGTGATTGAGGGACCATCAGTGACAACTGGCTACTACAACGATAAACAAGCAACAAGCAAACGAATAAGTGAACATGGATTTCATACAGGGGATATTGGCCGAGTGACAGAGAATGGAATGATTGCAGTCATCGGTCGTAAAGACAGAATGATTGTTACAGGCGGAGAAAATGTTCATCCTGAAGAAGTAGCTGATGTAATCGAAGGACATCCAGATGTCTCTGCTGTTGCTGTTGTAGGGATTGAAGATGAGCACTGGGGAGAAAAAGTAGCAGCCGCAATAGTAGGAGAAATAACCGAGATAGAGGTAAATGAACTCTGTGGCACCAAGTTGGCGTCATACAAAGTACCAAAAACAGTTGTTACGGTCGAAGAACTACCACGAACGGCATCTGGTACAGTTGACTATTCTGCGGTGCGAGAATATATACGACGTAAAGAATGA
- the hisC gene encoding histidinol-phosphate transaminase → MHYRDLSDHEVYVPGEGLVEVARELGMDPEELVALGSNENPHGPPENAIDAISSAASSVHEYPKSSHTDLTESLAKHWDVSPEQVWLSPGADGAIDYLSRAVLRPGDRILVPQPGFSYYAMSSRYHHGAVEHYPVSRESDFTVTDETVLEAYDDHRIVFLTSPHNPTGSVVTHDTIRSIAAQTDSDTLVVVDEAYGEFSSIASARELLDHRDDIAVLRTFSKAYGLAGLRVGYALVPDSWADAYGRINTPFAVNEIACRAASAALADQSHVEKTVSSAKTQRKRLQSELKVPTWESQGNFVLAEVGDASTVSDQLKQRGVIVRDCSSFGLSDCIRISCGTEQETTEAINAVNDVVAALSSSHGD, encoded by the coding sequence ATGCACTACAGAGACCTGTCGGACCATGAAGTATATGTGCCTGGAGAGGGCCTTGTGGAGGTTGCCAGAGAGCTGGGGATGGATCCAGAGGAGCTAGTCGCGCTGGGGTCTAACGAGAATCCGCATGGTCCCCCGGAGAACGCCATTGATGCTATTTCATCGGCTGCCTCTTCTGTTCACGAATACCCAAAATCTAGTCATACTGACCTTACTGAGTCTCTTGCTAAACATTGGGACGTGTCCCCGGAACAAGTATGGCTTTCTCCTGGCGCTGACGGGGCAATTGACTACCTCTCTCGGGCTGTTCTTCGGCCTGGTGATCGCATTCTTGTTCCTCAACCAGGATTTTCATACTACGCTATGAGCAGTCGGTATCACCATGGTGCTGTTGAACACTATCCAGTCTCTCGAGAAAGTGATTTTACAGTTACCGATGAGACCGTCCTTGAGGCATATGACGACCACCGTATCGTGTTTCTCACCAGTCCACATAACCCGACTGGATCTGTTGTCACGCACGATACAATCCGTTCGATTGCCGCTCAGACCGATTCGGATACACTTGTGGTCGTTGACGAAGCGTATGGTGAATTTTCATCAATAGCGAGTGCTCGTGAATTGCTTGACCACCGAGATGATATTGCTGTTCTCCGTACGTTTTCAAAAGCCTATGGACTTGCTGGCCTTCGAGTGGGATATGCGTTGGTTCCTGATTCGTGGGCAGACGCATATGGTCGGATTAATACGCCATTTGCCGTAAATGAAATAGCCTGTCGAGCCGCATCCGCCGCACTTGCAGATCAGTCCCACGTAGAAAAAACCGTAAGCTCGGCTAAAACGCAGCGGAAGCGCCTCCAGTCCGAACTTAAGGTTCCAACGTGGGAGAGCCAGGGTAATTTTGTCCTCGCAGAGGTCGGTGACGCCAGCACTGTCTCAGACCAACTCAAACAACGAGGGGTCATCGTGAGAGATTGTTCAAGCTTTGGTCTTTCAGACTGCATCCGCATTTCATGTGGAACTGAGCAAGAAACAACCGAAGCAATAAATGCAGTAAATGATGTTGTAGCTGCTTTAAGTTCCTCTCACGGTGACTGA
- a CDS encoding thiamine-phosphate synthase family protein, producing MVLRLPSEVIADKFMPTVRAMLAEELSEHDYTQKEIAERLGITQAAVSNHLNGRTAQEERVLNHPDVQKTVKEIAEGFQADDLNQIDALAELLVLVHDQRAGGVICDLHQEAVPELQDHDCDLCLHGNTSSSILARRDALQSVERSAYRLSSCPHLQSFIPAVGTNIGTALEGATDITDVAAIPGRIKQVGGEVQVPAEPEFGASVNVAEAILAANSVNSDIRGGLNLRTDEQLVEVAQGRGITVHEFEAEKENRSGMREIFEQLGEVPKVCYHRGKFGMEPILFIFGETAMEAADLTVTLTTEVVHRVSDSPS from the coding sequence ATGGTTCTTCGGCTCCCAAGCGAGGTGATTGCTGACAAGTTCATGCCGACCGTGCGCGCCATGCTGGCAGAGGAGTTGAGCGAACATGACTATACTCAGAAAGAAATTGCAGAACGGTTGGGGATTACTCAGGCAGCTGTAAGTAATCATCTAAATGGACGAACAGCTCAGGAAGAGCGAGTGTTAAATCATCCTGACGTACAGAAGACAGTGAAAGAAATTGCCGAAGGGTTTCAGGCTGACGATCTGAATCAAATAGATGCACTAGCGGAATTACTCGTATTAGTACATGACCAGCGGGCTGGAGGAGTCATCTGTGACTTACATCAGGAAGCAGTTCCGGAACTGCAGGATCACGATTGTGATCTCTGTTTGCACGGAAATACATCATCCTCTATACTTGCAAGACGCGATGCACTTCAATCAGTAGAACGATCAGCGTATCGGTTGAGCTCCTGTCCACATCTCCAATCGTTTATTCCAGCAGTTGGAACCAATATCGGAACAGCACTAGAAGGAGCAACTGACATTACAGATGTTGCCGCTATACCCGGCAGAATCAAGCAGGTTGGTGGAGAAGTGCAAGTACCTGCTGAGCCAGAATTTGGCGCATCGGTCAATGTCGCAGAAGCGATTCTTGCTGCAAATTCTGTTAATTCAGATATCCGGGGAGGGCTGAACCTACGGACGGATGAGCAATTAGTAGAAGTGGCGCAAGGCCGAGGAATAACCGTTCATGAATTTGAAGCAGAAAAAGAGAATCGGTCAGGAATGAGAGAGATATTTGAGCAACTTGGAGAGGTGCCAAAGGTGTGTTATCATCGTGGAAAGTTTGGCATGGAGCCAATTTTATTTATATTTGGAGAAACGGCAATGGAAGCTGCGGATTTGACGGTCACACTGACCACGGAAGTAGTTCACCGCGTATCAGACTCACCTAGCTGA
- a CDS encoding mechanosensitive ion channel family protein, which yields MFFGVISDLIDTLGIASDPVVIIVDAAMPYAIFIVAFIALYYVGKQTAIPLFSRALQKRDIDEHARRPLLKASRFVVMFAAIAVAFGVAGFGNFLTALAAVAAAATLAVGFAMQNVIRNFVSGLFIFIERPFRINDWVEWDGNSGIVQDISLRVTRVKTFDNELLTVPNSELTDSVIKNPVANEKLRLRVLFGIGYDEDIEQATDIIIEEAKAHPDIMNDPEPSVRVTELGDSHVGLQSRIWIESPNRADFVKTKSEYVQSVKEQFDAEGINIPYPHRELVGSITVDEQTNRVGTSD from the coding sequence ATGTTTTTTGGAGTGATTAGTGATTTAATTGATACACTGGGAATAGCCTCTGATCCCGTAGTCATTATCGTCGACGCAGCAATGCCTTATGCGATTTTTATTGTTGCATTCATAGCTTTGTACTACGTTGGAAAGCAGACTGCGATTCCACTCTTCAGTAGAGCACTTCAAAAGCGCGATATTGACGAACACGCACGGAGACCTCTGTTGAAGGCTAGTCGATTTGTTGTCATGTTTGCCGCCATTGCAGTTGCATTCGGAGTGGCTGGATTTGGGAACTTTCTCACGGCGTTAGCAGCTGTCGCCGCTGCTGCAACGCTGGCAGTCGGATTTGCGATGCAGAATGTTATCCGAAATTTTGTTTCAGGACTGTTCATTTTTATAGAACGGCCATTTCGGATCAATGACTGGGTAGAGTGGGACGGTAATTCAGGGATCGTGCAGGATATTAGTTTACGCGTTACTCGGGTCAAGACGTTCGACAATGAACTGTTAACAGTTCCTAATTCAGAATTAACAGACAGTGTAATTAAAAATCCAGTTGCGAACGAAAAGCTCAGACTACGGGTTCTGTTCGGGATCGGATACGACGAAGATATTGAGCAGGCAACCGATATAATCATCGAGGAAGCAAAAGCGCATCCAGATATTATGAACGATCCGGAACCATCGGTGCGCGTGACAGAGCTAGGGGATTCACATGTCGGCTTACAGTCGCGAATCTGGATTGAAAGTCCGAACAGAGCGGATTTTGTAAAGACAAAAAGCGAATATGTACAATCGGTAAAAGAGCAATTCGATGCAGAAGGGATTAACATTCCATATCCACATCGAGAGTTGGTTGGGAGCATTACAGTTGATGAGCAAACAAACAGAGTCGGGACGAGCGATTGA
- the tpiA gene encoding triose-phosphate isomerase, which yields MFILINLKAYDCDPIEIAAAAANAETSQNVNLAVAPQLPSLDSVSDYNIETWSQHIDPIDYGSHTGSVLPESVAAAGATGTLINHSEERLKLADIDAAIQSATRAGLSTVVCANNPNQAAAVAHLGPDAIAIEPPELIGSGTPVSKADPNIVEDAVAAVTAVDESVDVYCGAGISSGEDVAAADRLGADGVLLASGVAKSDSPRSVIEDLASGITS from the coding sequence ATGTTTATCCTGATCAATCTGAAGGCCTACGACTGTGACCCTATCGAAATCGCTGCTGCTGCTGCAAACGCTGAAACTTCACAGAACGTTAACCTAGCCGTTGCACCACAACTGCCATCACTCGACTCAGTCTCAGATTATAATATTGAGACATGGAGCCAACACATTGACCCAATCGATTACGGTAGTCACACCGGTTCTGTCTTACCTGAATCTGTTGCTGCTGCTGGAGCAACGGGAACGCTAATTAATCATTCTGAAGAACGGCTTAAGCTCGCTGATATTGACGCTGCTATACAATCTGCAACACGAGCTGGCCTTTCTACCGTTGTTTGTGCAAACAATCCAAATCAGGCTGCCGCAGTTGCTCATCTTGGTCCAGATGCTATTGCAATTGAACCGCCTGAGCTGATTGGGTCAGGAACCCCGGTTAGCAAAGCAGATCCTAACATTGTCGAGGATGCGGTTGCTGCTGTTACAGCAGTCGATGAGTCTGTCGATGTCTACTGCGGTGCTGGTATTTCAAGCGGCGAGGACGTTGCTGCTGCGGATCGTCTTGGTGCCGATGGTGTATTACTTGCCAGTGGTGTTGCAAAATCAGACTCCCCTCGCTCTGTCATCGAGGACCTCGCCTCCGGAATCACTTCGTGA
- a CDS encoding YhbY family RNA-binding protein: MSRSDLRARAHDLDVTVWVGKNGVEAVVEEADRQLDDDDLVKVKFLRAARGGTSTEELAEQLASQVDAELVETRGNTAVFYRE, from the coding sequence ATGAGTCGTTCTGACTTGCGTGCACGAGCACATGATTTAGATGTTACAGTTTGGGTTGGGAAAAACGGTGTCGAGGCCGTGGTAGAGGAAGCAGATCGGCAGTTGGATGATGATGACTTAGTTAAAGTAAAGTTTCTTCGTGCTGCACGTGGAGGTACCTCAACGGAGGAGTTAGCAGAGCAACTCGCTTCACAGGTTGATGCAGAACTCGTGGAAACACGTGGAAATACAGCCGTGTTCTATCGAGAATGA
- a CDS encoding multiprotein bridging factor aMBF1: MVQCELCGTETDSPTKIKVEGAELQVCSNCADFGTEVETSESSSSTSTKYSTDSSDTTSTTASSGQTSSRSYSSSSQQSDMFDSVDELAQDYDKQLRQAREDRGLSQAELAKQINEKASLIRKVERGDTLPSDDLQAKLENFFDISLSAGGSDDGSTDWQGSSGTDGYTLGDVVERKD; this comes from the coding sequence ATGGTCCAATGCGAGCTTTGTGGCACTGAGACCGACTCGCCTACAAAGATTAAAGTTGAAGGGGCAGAACTCCAGGTCTGTTCAAACTGTGCTGACTTTGGTACGGAAGTTGAGACCTCTGAGTCATCTTCATCTACATCTACGAAATATTCGACCGATTCCTCGGATACAACAAGTACGACAGCATCTTCTGGCCAGACTTCCTCTAGGTCCTATTCCTCATCAAGCCAACAGAGTGATATGTTTGACTCTGTTGACGAACTTGCCCAGGATTACGACAAGCAACTTCGCCAAGCGCGCGAAGACCGAGGGCTTTCGCAGGCTGAACTGGCCAAACAAATCAACGAGAAGGCGAGCCTCATTCGAAAAGTTGAGCGCGGTGACACACTCCCGAGTGATGATCTGCAAGCCAAACTTGAGAACTTCTTCGATATCTCTCTCAGTGCTGGTGGTAGTGATGACGGATCGACTGATTGGCAAGGATCTAGTGGTACCGATGGATATACTCTCGGAGATGTAGTTGAACGGAAAGACTGA
- the purL gene encoding phosphoribosylformylglycinamidine synthase subunit PurL, whose product MSLSVPDRELITETLGREPTSEEAALFENLWSEHCAYRSSRPLLTAFDSDDDNVVVGPGDDAAVVELPNSETYITMGIESHNHPSYVDPYDGAATGVGGIVRDTMSMGAYPIALADSLYFGDFEEEHSQYLFEGVVEGIADYGNSIGVPTVAGSVDFHSGYEGNPLVNVACVGVTSEDRMLRAAVNESGNKLVLVGNATGRDGLGGASFASEDLSEDAETEDRPAVQVGDPYAEKLLIETNEQLIDEDLVEAARDLGAAGLGGATSEMAAQGDLGAHIQLERVHQREPGMNALEILLAESQERMCYEVTPENVDRVVEVVEKYDLGCSVIGEVADGNYVCTFNGETVVDVPAEFLAEGAPSHDLPTEPSPSPETNIPNNVDIESAFDTIIGHPSIASKEWVYRQYDHEVGTRTVIPPGHDAALLAMHEATAGDEEIAVALSAGSAPNWTTSAPYSGARAVAIENATNLAVLGATPLAAVDCLNGGNPEKPDIYNAFSQTVEGLADGCKELSVPVVGGNVSLYNDSPAGPIPPTPTIAMTGVKYGYETPDITLDTDGEILLVGDFGIETTPSLGGSQYLESFGGSDQFPTLPDTPHEVVSNLAEVAEDDHTVAMHDVSHGGLAVALAEMIDSNVGAEIELSNTSIGPALFHEQPGRAIIQTTDPEQVQEQFDGIAPVVRIGHGTDTGTLSITIDGQTITRSAEQVTELRSAIDQEMT is encoded by the coding sequence GCAGTTGTTGAACTACCCAACAGTGAGACGTACATCACGATGGGAATTGAAAGCCACAACCATCCTTCATATGTTGATCCCTACGACGGAGCTGCGACAGGTGTAGGAGGTATTGTCCGAGATACCATGTCAATGGGTGCTTATCCAATCGCATTAGCCGATTCTTTGTACTTTGGTGACTTTGAAGAGGAACACTCACAATACCTTTTTGAGGGTGTTGTTGAAGGTATTGCAGACTATGGTAATTCAATCGGGGTTCCTACTGTCGCCGGTAGTGTTGATTTTCACTCAGGATATGAAGGAAATCCACTTGTCAATGTTGCCTGTGTCGGCGTCACTTCTGAAGATCGGATGCTTCGGGCAGCAGTAAACGAATCAGGAAATAAACTCGTTTTAGTTGGTAATGCGACGGGACGTGATGGGCTCGGCGGTGCTAGCTTTGCCTCAGAAGATCTGAGTGAGGACGCCGAAACAGAAGATCGGCCGGCAGTTCAAGTTGGGGACCCATATGCAGAAAAACTGCTTATCGAAACGAACGAACAATTAATCGATGAAGACCTTGTGGAAGCTGCTCGAGATCTCGGAGCAGCCGGTCTTGGTGGTGCAACCAGTGAAATGGCAGCCCAAGGAGACCTTGGTGCACACATTCAACTTGAGCGAGTTCACCAGCGAGAACCAGGGATGAACGCTCTTGAAATCCTCCTTGCTGAGTCTCAAGAGCGGATGTGCTATGAGGTTACACCTGAAAATGTCGATAGAGTTGTGGAAGTCGTTGAAAAGTACGACCTTGGATGCTCGGTAATTGGAGAAGTTGCAGATGGAAACTATGTTTGTACATTCAACGGCGAAACAGTCGTCGATGTCCCTGCAGAATTCCTTGCGGAAGGAGCGCCATCACATGATCTACCCACTGAGCCGTCACCTTCTCCAGAAACAAATATTCCGAATAATGTCGATATCGAATCAGCCTTTGATACTATTATTGGACATCCTTCTATTGCCTCGAAGGAGTGGGTCTACAGACAGTACGATCACGAAGTCGGGACCCGCACAGTAATTCCTCCCGGACATGATGCTGCACTGCTTGCAATGCATGAAGCTACTGCTGGCGACGAAGAAATAGCGGTTGCTCTTTCCGCTGGTTCTGCACCGAACTGGACAACTTCTGCACCATACAGCGGTGCACGCGCTGTTGCAATTGAGAATGCGACGAATTTAGCAGTACTCGGAGCAACTCCACTTGCTGCTGTTGATTGCTTAAATGGTGGCAATCCTGAGAAGCCTGATATATATAATGCATTCTCTCAGACTGTCGAAGGATTGGCCGATGGATGCAAAGAACTCTCTGTCCCAGTTGTCGGTGGCAATGTTTCATTATATAATGACTCCCCTGCAGGCCCGATCCCTCCAACTCCAACCATCGCAATGACAGGAGTAAAATACGGGTACGAGACGCCGGATATTACCTTGGACACTGACGGAGAGATTCTCCTTGTTGGGGACTTTGGAATTGAGACAACACCGTCTCTCGGTGGATCTCAGTATCTGGAATCATTTGGTGGAAGTGACCAGTTCCCAACTCTGCCTGACACTCCTCACGAAGTAGTTTCGAATCTTGCTGAGGTTGCTGAGGATGACCACACGGTCGCAATGCATGATGTTTCACATGGTGGCCTCGCCGTCGCACTCGCAGAGATGATTGACTCTAATGTAGGCGCTGAAATTGAACTATCGAATACTAGCATAGGTCCTGCTTTGTTCCATGAACAGCCGGGCAGGGCCATTATCCAGACAACTGATCCAGAACAAGTGCAAGAACAATTTGATGGTATCGCGCCTGTAGTTCGGATTGGCCATGGGACGGATACTGGCACACTCTCGATTACCATCGATGGACAGACGATTACCCGGTCTGCTGAACAAGTTACAGAGCTTCGATCAGCAATTGACCAAGAAATGACATAG
- a CDS encoding CDP-alcohol phosphatidyltransferase family protein, whose translation MTLDRFRNTADRVTSPFVTAADRAGLTPNSVSVLGLIAAAFAGLCFYFAMEAHWLYAAGGVFVALNGLLDLIDGALARKQQVSSRAGDLLDHVIDRYADVILIAGLAAGVQQYAIGFLAVTGVLLTSYLGTQTQAIGLEREYGGLLGRADRLALIGLIGFVMFVYSDPVYGYTVVGWLLIIFAVVGHLTAIQRFFGAWRSLNE comes from the coding sequence ATGACACTTGATCGATTTCGCAACACTGCAGATCGAGTTACAAGCCCATTCGTTACTGCGGCTGACCGGGCCGGCCTTACGCCAAACTCAGTTAGTGTGCTTGGACTTATTGCCGCGGCCTTTGCAGGTCTCTGTTTTTATTTTGCTATGGAGGCCCATTGGCTGTATGCAGCGGGTGGAGTATTCGTTGCATTAAATGGGCTTCTTGATCTTATTGATGGAGCACTCGCTCGTAAACAACAAGTCAGCTCACGGGCTGGAGATCTGCTTGATCACGTCATTGATCGGTACGCTGATGTGATTCTCATTGCCGGTCTCGCAGCCGGTGTACAGCAGTATGCAATTGGATTTCTAGCTGTTACTGGTGTGTTGCTTACCTCCTATCTTGGCACCCAGACACAAGCAATCGGACTTGAACGCGAATATGGCGGATTACTTGGACGTGCTGACCGCCTTGCGCTCATTGGCCTCATCGGATTTGTTATGTTTGTGTATTCCGATCCTGTGTATGGATATACTGTTGTTGGCTGGCTTTTGATTATTTTTGCTGTTGTCGGACATCTCACAGCTATTCAACGGTTTTTCGGTGCCTGGCGGTCACTGAATGAATAG
- a CDS encoding adenylate kinase family protein: MRVAVTGTPGTGKTSATNALETDLDVVHLNDVIKQEQLYTDTDENRDSVIADINEIAERYTDQTNLIFESHLSHYLPVDRVIVLRAHPETIEKRLEQREEPQATIKENARSEALDVILSEAVDQHGLDSVYEITTTNRTPEEVAGEIQAVIEENRSPNAGKVSYLDYIDDI; the protein is encoded by the coding sequence ATGCGGGTCGCAGTAACCGGAACTCCTGGCACAGGAAAGACATCGGCGACTAACGCTCTTGAAACTGATCTTGATGTAGTTCATCTAAATGATGTCATCAAACAAGAGCAACTATACACAGACACTGATGAGAACCGCGATAGTGTCATTGCTGACATCAATGAGATTGCTGAACGGTATACTGATCAAACTAACCTCATATTCGAGTCCCATCTTTCTCATTATCTCCCGGTTGACCGTGTAATCGTGCTAAGAGCCCATCCAGAGACCATTGAAAAGCGACTTGAGCAACGAGAGGAACCGCAAGCAACCATCAAAGAAAATGCAAGAAGCGAAGCGCTTGATGTAATTTTATCAGAGGCAGTTGACCAACATGGTCTAGACTCAGTGTATGAAATAACAACAACTAACCGCACCCCTGAGGAAGTTGCAGGTGAGATTCAAGCAGTCATTGAAGAGAACCGCTCGCCAAATGCAGGTAAAGTATCATACCTTGATTACATCGATGACATATGA
- a CDS encoding MarR family transcriptional regulator has translation MPVSVADTESLSEEELAGLELVRETGGIYQSEFWKKLDVSSRKGSRIVSELVEQDLVRREEAVYEGHNTYYIMPAAQDLDFSLLMAGDMLSPFVGEEELDPHSDAFSQWIMNLVYEE, from the coding sequence GTGCCTGTGAGCGTTGCTGATACAGAGAGTCTCTCCGAAGAAGAGCTGGCTGGTCTAGAGTTAGTCCGGGAAACCGGTGGTATTTATCAGAGTGAATTTTGGAAAAAACTGGATGTCTCTTCGCGAAAAGGTAGCCGTATTGTTAGTGAACTCGTCGAGCAAGACCTTGTTCGGCGAGAGGAAGCCGTCTATGAAGGGCACAATACCTACTATATCATGCCTGCTGCACAGGATCTTGACTTTTCTCTTCTCATGGCCGGTGATATGCTTTCTCCGTTCGTTGGCGAGGAAGAACTTGATCCACACAGTGACGCTTTTTCACAGTGGATCATGAACCTTGTATACGAAGAATAA
- a CDS encoding DUF5798 family protein, protein MGLGSTAKKIQVLTETAETLLEQFKAVKERITGLEETADETNRRIKELEQKVEYQQEILTALAEKEDIELPEPPETQSEQE, encoded by the coding sequence ATGGGACTGGGAAGCACAGCAAAGAAAATCCAGGTTCTGACGGAAACAGCAGAAACACTACTTGAGCAGTTTAAAGCTGTGAAAGAACGGATTACAGGCTTAGAAGAAACCGCTGACGAAACAAACCGGCGGATTAAGGAATTAGAGCAGAAAGTGGAGTATCAGCAGGAGATACTCACTGCATTGGCTGAAAAAGAAGATATTGAGCTTCCTGAACCGCCTGAGACACAGTCCGAACAGGAATAG